The DNA window CCATGATATATTCAATTTTCCTTATTTATTCTTTTATTAATTCAGGAGGAAGTTTAAATTTTCCGATCCTGTCGTTATGAAGACTGCCTAAATAGATATACTCCCCTTTTCTTTTTACGGAAGTAATCTCTTTAAGGTGTTTACCCTTGGGTTCTTGGAAGCTCGCCTCAACCACTCCATTTTCATCCAAAATGACTGCAAACCCGTAAGGCTGAGGTTTAGGCCAAAGGAATTTAGGTAGTTTAGCTACGATAGATTTTGTCCAAGGGCGAGGATGTAGGATCTTATCCACCATATTATTTCGAACAGTGAATAAGGCTAGATAGAAATGACCTTTACGATCCGAAGAAATATTATCAGGAAATCCAGGAAGATTCTCAGCCCAGATCTCACTCGTTCCAGCTTTAGGTCCTTTGATCCAATACCTATGGATCCTATATTTATAAGTTTCGTTTAATACTAGGAAATCCTCGTTTTTAGAAAGAGCCACTCCATTTGGGAAGAAAAGATCCTTCATAAGAGTTATGGTCTTCTTTGTATGAGGATCGTATTTAAGCAAACGACCATGAGGAACGGACTCCATTAGATCATACAAATATTCTGCAGAGCCATATTTATCACTCGCATCAGAAAAATAGATCGTTCCATCTTTAGCAACATCAAGATCATCAGTGAATTTGAAAGGGACACCTTCCGATTCAGTGCTCAAAACCTCTACCTTTCCATCTTTGCCGATCTTTAATAAACCTTTGATTGCATCTGCAACTATGATGGAACCATCTCCTAATAATTTCATTCCAAGAGGTCGACCTCCCGTGAATGCGTGTGCCTTCATTTCTCCGTCTTTAGAGATGAGATACACTTTGCCATCTTCACTCGCAGAGTAGATATTTCCATCGTCATCCGGTTCTATATCTTCCGGACCATGTATCTTTCCGAGTGCGATTAGTTCAGCGGATTCCAAAGCTTTGTTTTCTTGGAAGTTGCCAATCAAACCAGTATCGATAGGCGGTTGGTAAGCGATTGGTTGAATAGGAGAAGGTTTGAGTGCAAAACCTATTATGAAAATGATAATGAACGCTGCAGAGAGCAGGAGGATTTTTTTCGTGTTCACGATTCCCTCCTTAGGGAAAACGAATGAGACGCTACTTACGAAGGTCGGGCAGTCAACGTAAAATTCTGAGGTTCCCGCCTTCTTACCAGAATAATTGATTGCGGCTCCCAACCAATCGCCGATATCGTACATGAGGACTAAAAACTTTTCCAGTCCGTTTTGGCATGAAGATCTCTGAAGATATGGTAAATAAACACGGTCTCCGCTTTAAGGAATCCGCTGTTATTTTCGATGAGAACGAACCTGCCGATCAAATGTATCTGATCCTTTCCGGAAAAGTGGGAATCCATAAAAAAGTAAAAGAAGCATTCAAACTTCTAATAGAACTGAAAGAAGGGGATATGTTCGGTGAGATGGCGCTGGTGGATCGCAAACCCAGAAGTGCAAGAGCCATCGCAAAAACCGACGTATTATTATTTGCGATCACTGAGAGCGTGTTCTATAACCTAATCCAGACCAACCCTTCTTTTTCTCTAAAGATGGTAAAGATGCTTTCTTCCAGATTAAGAGAGACCAACCAAACCATAGCTAGTCTTTTAAAAGGAGACAGAAAGAATATTGTAACATCTGCACTCATTACTTTCGCACAGACGAGAGGAGAACAAGAAGATGGACAATACAAGGTACATTTGGCTGCATTTATGAAATGGGCCATCTTAAGAGTCGGATTGGAACATACGGATTTGGTATCCGCGATCAATCTTTTAGTAAAAGACAAGATGGTCGAACAACCTAAAAACGATCCCAGCCATATATTGATACGGGAAACGTTTTTTAAATATACATTGGACCAGTAATTCTTGGCTGAACAAAGCTCACCGGCCAAACAAAGCAGGCTGGATTATCTAGACAATCTCAGATCCTTTGCATTATTATTAGGATTAGCATTCCATGTAGCGATCGTATATGCGGCGATCATTATATATCCATTAAGAAATGATGATAGATCTATAGCATTCGATGTATTCGGAGAATGGGTACATCTTTTCAGAATGCCAATGTTCTTCGTTCTTTCCGGATATTTTACGGAAAGAATCTATCTTTCCAAAACATTAAAAGAATTTTTAAGATTAAGAGCATTAAGGATCATTCTTCCCTTAATTCCAGGAATTATATTATTCGCACCAATGCAATATTATGTGAACGCATTACAAGAAGGATACCAAGGAAATTATTTCAAATTTTTATGGGAAGAATTCTTACTTAAGAATCCAGCTCCTTCTCACCTTTGGTTTATTCTATATTTAGCATTATATACATTTTTATATTTAGGTGTTCGACCGGTAATCTCAAGGATCGGAAAATTTATACTTCCTTCTTCCAGGTATGGAGAAGAAGGATCTGAAAATAGATCCAGCATAAAATGGGAAACATTACTTATCGCAGGAATTTGGTGTACAATCTGGACCTGTGGCATTAATTACTTTTTCCTAAAGGATGAAAAATACCTGAATATAGAACCGGTCCAGTTTATATATGATTTCAGTTTTTTCTTGTTCGGAAGTTTTTTGATCGGAAAAGAAAGTACGATCTTAAAAGGGAAAACGGATCGTTCTGAG is part of the Leptospira andrefontaineae genome and encodes:
- a CDS encoding SMP-30/gluconolactonase/LRE family protein — its product is MYDIGDWLGAAINYSGKKAGTSEFYVDCPTFVSSVSFVFPKEGIVNTKKILLLSAAFIIIFIIGFALKPSPIQPIAYQPPIDTGLIGNFQENKALESAELIALGKIHGPEDIEPDDDGNIYSASEDGKVYLISKDGEMKAHAFTGGRPLGMKLLGDGSIIVADAIKGLLKIGKDGKVEVLSTESEGVPFKFTDDLDVAKDGTIYFSDASDKYGSAEYLYDLMESVPHGRLLKYDPHTKKTITLMKDLFFPNGVALSKNEDFLVLNETYKYRIHRYWIKGPKAGTSEIWAENLPGFPDNISSDRKGHFYLALFTVRNNMVDKILHPRPWTKSIVAKLPKFLWPKPQPYGFAVILDENGVVEASFQEPKGKHLKEITSVKRKGEYIYLGSLHNDRIGKFKLPPELIKE
- a CDS encoding Crp/Fnr family transcriptional regulator — its product is MKISEDMVNKHGLRFKESAVIFDENEPADQMYLILSGKVGIHKKVKEAFKLLIELKEGDMFGEMALVDRKPRSARAIAKTDVLLFAITESVFYNLIQTNPSFSLKMVKMLSSRLRETNQTIASLLKGDRKNIVTSALITFAQTRGEQEDGQYKVHLAAFMKWAILRVGLEHTDLVSAINLLVKDKMVEQPKNDPSHILIRETFFKYTLDQ
- a CDS encoding acyltransferase family protein, with product MAEQSSPAKQSRLDYLDNLRSFALLLGLAFHVAIVYAAIIIYPLRNDDRSIAFDVFGEWVHLFRMPMFFVLSGYFTERIYLSKTLKEFLRLRALRIILPLIPGIILFAPMQYYVNALQEGYQGNYFKFLWEEFLLKNPAPSHLWFILYLALYTFLYLGVRPVISRIGKFILPSSRYGEEGSENRSSIKWETLLIAGIWCTIWTCGINYFFLKDEKYLNIEPVQFIYDFSFFLFGSFLIGKESTILKGKTDRSEIILLGFLSFVFFGLFYWVSTIDPYWSYFGYTGFGMRILHIFLKCLGGWIWIAFFIRLFQLFFNKTNKLSSYLRESSLPVYLIHHPISLGIGFLVVSTGLSIWIKFSLHIFFVYALTFLVYHFVIRDSNFWLTVLGNKGISFKRNK